From the genome of Methanobrevibacter smithii ATCC 35061, one region includes:
- a CDS encoding Ig-like domain-containing protein, with protein MKLNKMMLVSMLLLAILTLGAVSAQEDSSADVLAVDSASSHVLDDGISYDKTIYVNTTGDDSNTGSQNSPYATINKGISSVNASDNAVIYLSKGTFTGDNNTDLSISLAHEKYGGSLTIIGQGNDKTFIDGESVSSFLKSVSGDTALTLINISFINGKASTGSMINCGGNLTVDNCVFENNYATGSQGAIVSKGMDLKVTNSVFKNNKASNQGPDICFNNNKGNVYIDNSSFYNATNTGYSCGASVYISNSKNAKITGNTFKDIVGNYNDAALQISSGNGQIMNNVFINCTNSNTETGYWAQYGVIYIEGNNILKQNKFVNSSSKMGLIYNNGFMNAVITFNNVFTDKTTFTLSATITDDAGNTIASLRNIEFNIDGMKVGESGSDNGFASVSVSKLFDNGKHEINGNYNGENNTFNPATLTVNIDRTPAEFWVSTKGNDTTGDGSKNNPFNTINHAITAGLDKSINITIHIMDGTYLGTGNVNLKYNRIAVLNLIGENYGKTIIDGQDKDYFFYFDKGLDVSLTNLTFTNGKATNVNWNWGIIYGSSLTMNDCIIKNSTSNSNLLYDIDTQNSKLVFNNLTYINNKGNMWLGYATINNSYFADNVGATLGGVIRGTNNLTVTNSKFINNTNPKNSNAEGGAVYAQNIISINNIYDSNYAGTNGGAVYVSGGAKTIFINDTFINNRAAGDGGAVYAYISSSSFVPVATFENVKFINNSGANGGAATVSGATFNNVTFKDNTANTMGGAIYLFSVTNGKTSNIPDLTISNDSLFENNNAPEGKDIYISTPVANNGVANVTGLTITFNDLNVAELAGKLTAQVTHPSGAVISGNTVTFLIDGNYAGIADVVNGIATYNYVGFEDGKYSLSGTYDANGKNYIYKNGTITVKINTILDNITVYVSDAKGNDSTADGSLAKPFKTIKNALEYAQSKSRTVTVHVLEGTYTGNLNADLDIQVNTDISIVGDGENKTIIFNPDAKYFITALQGKGSLKIANMTINRVGKDTQSALYVEKNVHVLIDTVEFINGKGNYGGAINSAGILTIKNSYFFNNGHADPVKRQNAYAGGAIYNDGYLTIDNTTFVANHATRASTIANQGNLYMNNSQIIDSISASSLNIDYRVIASFNVGQIGNITLENTKISVTGKTPLELVNSSNIYQGDRSVTCLGFGSSEKIVFNNVTVDGNGSSTMGSYVFGGFNSWNTVGGGRSQTPKDIYVYNSTFSNLLSVNIFYEKINSTRIFDGCIFDNVEYLVEVTSSTINDAIIIKNSVIYGDVKVGKVNGVNITLNLDNNWWGSNNATYYNAVIRLSSGYNSVITELSKEIATPDNYLVLTLDVTNKTGLLQDAVLAFKVFNGTNFTDYNGSLPVRNFNMSAANATLSMTKGTIANNVVNGFEAKEGNYTISATVDGQSVTYNGGASLGKGIIDVKDISLDYGEVIIANATLRDTKGNLLSNINVTLKVNGKTYYMVTDENGVASFVIGQLNAGKYTLVYSVDDSKVIVPTTNSSTLTVNKAKDSLKVDIDAGVAGEDVVITVNGPKDLKENITVTVDKNVYNIVLVNGSAKLTIKDLTAGNYNVTVTYPGDSNYDKQVIRTNFTVDINKKVNLNISDIVMIYKDGTRMVAVLTDYLGNPIANATVYFTINGQTYAKTTDANGTASMGLNLVSNVYQATVSYNGSDMYNKISKNITVTINPTIISKDLVKMYQNATRFYAKFTDSTGKALANIEVKFNIHGVFYTKKTDKDGVADLGIMLRPGNYILTAYNPLTGEEKGFNITVKSLIMQNDLTKYYLNASRFEATVYNKDGSLAVNKNVTFNINGVFYTKTTDKNGVASLGIALRPGNYTITTMYDGLDIGNRVSVLPTLVTKDLNMKHLDGSNFTALTLDGQGKPLANQNVSFNVNGVFYHKVTNKDGIASLGIRLMSGEYIITSYWNDFQTGNTIKISP; from the coding sequence ATGAAATTAAATAAAATGATGTTGGTTAGTATGTTATTACTAGCTATTTTAACTCTTGGTGCAGTTAGTGCACAAGAAGATTCATCTGCTGATGTGTTAGCAGTTGATAGTGCTTCATCCCATGTTTTAGATGATGGGATAAGTTATGATAAAACGATTTATGTGAATACTACTGGGGATGATTCAAATACTGGTAGTCAAAATAGTCCTTATGCTACAATAAATAAAGGTATTTCAAGTGTTAATGCTTCTGATAATGCTGTTATTTATTTAAGTAAAGGAACATTCACTGGAGATAATAATACTGATTTAAGTATTAGTTTAGCTCATGAAAAATATGGCGGTTCTTTAACTATTATTGGTCAGGGGAATGATAAAACATTTATTGATGGTGAAAGTGTAAGTTCATTTCTTAAATCTGTTAGTGGAGATACTGCTTTAACTTTGATAAACATTTCTTTCATTAATGGAAAAGCTAGTACTGGAAGTATGATTAATTGTGGAGGTAACTTAACTGTTGATAATTGTGTATTTGAAAATAATTATGCAACTGGTTCCCAAGGAGCTATTGTTTCTAAAGGTATGGATTTAAAAGTAACTAATTCTGTATTTAAAAACAACAAGGCTTCAAATCAGGGTCCTGACATTTGTTTTAATAACAATAAAGGTAATGTTTATATAGATAATTCTTCTTTTTACAATGCTACTAATACAGGATATTCCTGCGGAGCATCTGTATACATATCCAATTCTAAAAATGCTAAAATAACTGGAAATACTTTTAAAGATATTGTTGGTAATTACAATGATGCGGCTCTTCAAATTTCCAGCGGTAATGGTCAAATAATGAATAATGTATTTATTAATTGTACTAATTCCAATACAGAGACTGGTTATTGGGCTCAATATGGAGTAATATATATAGAAGGGAATAATATATTAAAACAAAATAAATTTGTAAATTCTTCTTCTAAAATGGGATTAATTTATAATAATGGTTTTATGAATGCTGTTATTACATTTAATAATGTATTCACTGATAAAACTACTTTTACTTTAAGTGCAACTATAACTGATGATGCAGGAAATACTATTGCTTCTCTTAGAAATATTGAATTTAATATAGATGGTATGAAAGTAGGTGAAAGTGGTTCAGATAATGGTTTTGCATCAGTTTCTGTTTCCAAATTATTTGACAATGGTAAACATGAAATAAACGGTAATTATAATGGAGAAAATAATACTTTCAATCCAGCTACATTAACTGTCAATATTGACAGAACCCCTGCGGAATTCTGGGTTTCTACAAAGGGTAATGATACAACTGGTGACGGAAGTAAAAATAATCCGTTCAACACAATTAATCATGCAATAACTGCAGGATTAGATAAATCAATCAACATTACTATTCATATTATGGATGGTACTTATTTAGGTACTGGCAATGTTAATTTAAAATATAATAGAATAGCTGTTTTAAATTTAATTGGTGAAAATTATGGTAAAACAATTATTGATGGTCAGGATAAAGATTATTTCTTCTATTTTGATAAAGGATTAGATGTATCTCTTACTAATTTAACATTTACTAATGGAAAAGCAACTAATGTTAATTGGAATTGGGGAATAATTTACGGATCTTCATTAACTATGAATGATTGTATTATTAAAAATTCCACATCTAATAGTAATTTATTATATGATATAGATACTCAAAACTCAAAATTAGTATTTAATAATTTAACTTATATTAACAATAAAGGAAATATGTGGTTAGGTTATGCAACAATAAACAATTCCTATTTTGCAGATAATGTAGGTGCTACTCTTGGTGGAGTTATAAGAGGAACTAACAATTTAACTGTTACTAATTCTAAATTCATAAATAATACTAATCCTAAAAATAGCAATGCTGAAGGTGGAGCTGTTTATGCCCAAAATATTATAAGTATAAATAATATTTATGATTCAAATTATGCTGGAACTAATGGTGGAGCTGTTTATGTATCTGGTGGTGCAAAAACAATATTTATAAATGATACTTTTATAAACAACCGTGCTGCTGGTGATGGTGGTGCTGTATATGCTTACATAAGTAGTAGCAGTTTTGTTCCTGTTGCAACTTTTGAAAATGTCAAATTTATAAATAACTCCGGAGCTAATGGTGGAGCAGCTACTGTTTCAGGAGCTACCTTTAACAATGTTACTTTTAAAGATAACACTGCTAACACTATGGGTGGAGCTATTTATTTATTTTCTGTAACAAATGGTAAAACCAGCAATATTCCAGATTTAACTATTTCTAATGATTCTTTATTTGAAAATAATAATGCTCCTGAAGGTAAGGATATTTATATTTCCACACCTGTTGCTAATAATGGTGTTGCAAATGTAACTGGACTTACAATTACTTTCAATGATTTAAATGTTGCAGAATTAGCAGGTAAATTAACTGCACAAGTAACACATCCTAGTGGAGCAGTTATTAGTGGAAACACTGTTACATTTTTAATTGATGGAAATTATGCAGGAATTGCTGATGTAGTTAATGGCATAGCTACTTATAATTATGTCGGATTTGAAGACGGTAAATATAGTTTAAGCGGAACTTATGATGCAAATGGTAAAAATTACATATATAAAAATGGAACTATAACTGTTAAAATTAATACTATTTTAGATAATATCACAGTTTATGTGTCTGATGCTAAAGGTAATGACAGTACTGCAGATGGATCTTTAGCTAAACCGTTTAAAACCATTAAAAATGCATTAGAATATGCTCAATCTAAATCTAGGACAGTTACTGTTCATGTATTGGAAGGTACTTATACTGGAAATCTTAATGCTGATTTGGATATTCAGGTAAATACGGATATTTCAATTGTTGGTGATGGAGAAAACAAAACAATAATTTTTAATCCTGATGCCAAATACTTTATCACAGCTTTACAAGGTAAAGGTTCTCTTAAAATAGCTAATATGACTATTAATAGAGTTGGAAAAGATACACAATCTGCATTATATGTTGAGAAAAATGTTCATGTACTGATTGATACAGTGGAATTTATTAATGGAAAAGGTAATTATGGTGGAGCTATTAACTCTGCAGGTATTCTAACTATTAAAAATTCATATTTCTTTAATAATGGTCATGCAGACCCAGTAAAACGTCAAAATGCATATGCTGGTGGAGCAATTTACAATGATGGTTATTTAACAATTGATAATACAACTTTTGTAGCAAATCATGCAACTAGAGCTTCAACAATTGCAAATCAGGGTAATTTATACATGAATAATTCTCAGATTATTGACAGTATATCTGCTTCTTCTTTGAACATAGATTATAGGGTTATTGCTTCTTTTAATGTAGGTCAAATTGGTAATATAACTCTTGAAAACACTAAAATTTCAGTAACTGGAAAAACTCCTTTGGAACTTGTTAATTCAAGTAATATCTATCAGGGAGATAGATCTGTAACCTGTCTTGGTTTTGGAAGTTCTGAAAAAATAGTCTTTAATAATGTAACTGTTGACGGAAATGGATCATCTACTATGGGATCTTATGTATTTGGCGGATTTAACAGTTGGAATACTGTTGGGGGAGGTAGAAGTCAAACTCCTAAAGATATTTATGTATATAATTCAACATTTTCCAATTTGCTATCTGTAAATATATTTTATGAAAAAATTAACTCTACAAGAATATTTGACGGATGTATTTTTGATAATGTTGAATATTTAGTGGAGGTTACTTCCTCAACTATAAATGATGCTATTATAATTAAAAATTCTGTTATTTATGGTGATGTAAAAGTTGGTAAAGTTAATGGTGTTAATATAACTCTTAATTTAGATAATAATTGGTGGGGAAGCAATAATGCAACTTATTACAATGCAGTTATACGTCTTTCATCTGGATATAATAGTGTAATAACTGAATTAAGTAAAGAGATTGCTACTCCAGATAATTATTTGGTTTTAACTTTAGATGTTACCAACAAAACAGGTTTATTGCAGGATGCTGTTTTAGCTTTCAAAGTATTTAATGGAACCAATTTTACTGATTATAATGGTTCTTTACCAGTACGTAACTTCAACATGTCTGCAGCAAATGCTACTTTAAGCATGACTAAGGGTACAATAGCTAATAATGTTGTTAATGGTTTTGAAGCAAAAGAAGGTAATTATACTATTTCTGCTACTGTTGACGGTCAGAGTGTAACTTATAATGGTGGTGCTTCTTTAGGAAAAGGAATTATTGATGTTAAAGATATTTCTCTTGATTATGGTGAAGTTATAATAGCTAATGCTACTTTAAGGGATACTAAAGGCAATTTATTATCTAATATAAATGTAACCTTGAAAGTTAATGGTAAAACTTATTACATGGTTACTGATGAAAATGGTGTAGCTAGTTTTGTCATTGGACAATTAAATGCTGGAAAATACACTTTAGTTTACTCTGTCGATGACTCAAAAGTTATTGTTCCAACTACAAATTCATCTACTTTAACTGTTAATAAAGCTAAAGACTCTTTAAAAGTAGATATTGATGCGGGTGTAGCTGGTGAAGATGTTGTAATTACTGTTAATGGTCCTAAAGATCTTAAAGAAAACATTACTGTAACTGTGGATAAAAATGTTTATAATATAGTTCTTGTTAATGGATCTGCAAAATTAACCATTAAAGATTTAACTGCAGGAAACTATAATGTGACTGTTACTTATCCTGGAGACAGTAATTATGATAAACAGGTAATCAGGACTAATTTCACTGTAGATATTAATAAAAAAGTTAATTTAAACATTTCTGACATTGTGATGATTTACAAAGACGGTACCAGAATGGTTGCTGTTTTAACTGATTATTTAGGCAATCCTATAGCTAATGCTACTGTGTACTTTACTATTAATGGTCAAACTTATGCTAAAACAACTGATGCTAATGGTACTGCTTCAATGGGACTTAACTTAGTATCTAATGTTTATCAGGCTACTGTTTCATATAATGGCTCAGATATGTATAATAAAATAAGTAAGAATATTACTGTAACTATTAATCCGACTATTATAAGTAAAGATTTAGTTAAAATGTATCAGAATGCTACCAGATTCTATGCTAAGTTTACTGACAGTACAGGAAAAGCACTGGCTAACATTGAAGTTAAATTTAACATTCATGGTGTTTTCTACACCAAAAAGACTGATAAAGACGGGGTAGCTGATTTAGGTATTATGTTAAGACCTGGAAATTACATTTTAACAGCTTACAACCCGTTAACCGGTGAAGAAAAAGGATTTAACATAACTGTAAAATCATTAATCATGCAAAACGATTTAACCAAATACTACTTAAATGCTTCCAGATTTGAAGCAACTGTCTACAACAAAGACGGATCTTTAGCAGTAAACAAGAATGTAACCTTTAACATCAACGGAGTATTCTATACTAAAACTACTGATAAAAATGGTGTTGCAAGCTTAGGAATTGCTTTAAGACCAGGAAATTACACTATTACAACAATGTATGACGGATTGGATATTGGAAACAGAGTCAGTGTCTTGCCAACTTTAGTAACTAAGGATTTAAATATGAAACATTTAGACGGCAGTAACT
- a CDS encoding beta strand repeat-containing protein, translated as MRLNKVMLVGILLLAILTLGAVSAQEGSSADVLAVDSASSHVGDGISYDKTIYVNTTGDDSNSGSQTSPYATINKGISSVNASDNAVIYLSEGTFTGDNNTDLSINLAHKNYNGSLTFIGRGYDKTFIDGEQMAPIFKSMSGDSIIVFKNIAFINGKSNTGGAITSNAVLTIDNCLFEDNYATGYNGGAIYQQSNDFKVTNSIFRNNSVNSYGGSIFASSMQNAQLMNCVFENSIARSTYCTGAGAYINVYNSTIIKNNRFVNISTSGNAYDAALYANSGYNGNGIIVNNTFINCNNKGQSSAVININGKNFVKGNAFVNSTSASKGQIFNGGSMNVIITFLNNSTTSPTFKVSCRVTDVDGNNVSGQTQAYNGVTFYINGEQVGQAAVTNGLAVLSLTKLVPNGDLVINGTWGSNNVSMTPGILSVNIDQTPIDLWVDGVNGDDLTGDGSKLNPFKTIGYAINYGFGKSLYPTIHINSGTYSGVNNTNLTFSNLGNLTLVGEGYNKVLIDGQNRNWFLKTGSYTNVVLKNLTYKNGSITKYISGLYSLITTNAPSVIEDCIISDNVNTYGGKIIDGSSTIDNLTFCNNTGMITGVSSIDKSYLANNKINNAYNLYFLEGGYINITNSVFENNFGLVRATQQGISINNKFINNTGSLLSFILSKNDYFKKNNGTAFIGFSNTYNNYKMLCDVINSTFIDCFGDKGGAIQTVMGSIVDCTFINNSANYGGAIYLAPHHTSDYYSVDSNITLTGCIFKDNTAVINGKDIYIEHSDNKQYVDAKLTNLTITFNNLTTQFLADTVSMSVSHISGAVIGGGSVKFYLNGTYMGTSEVVNGIASLDYLGFKNGTYTLSGDYVFADASDKIINGTVKVALKPLKNNVTVYVSDKLGDDVNGDGSLAKPFKTIKKALNYGYSQSYVLFIHVLEGIYSGEGNTNIELSSTVSVTITGAGVNKTILCGNQTNDFFTIAKGSNIITIENMSMVNGSKADASAVYPYQNVKNIHSPIIALPGSNVHLNNIYFENNKGTLGGAVLNSGNMIINNCSFVRNGFSSYGGGLTNNGTLIVNNSYFFANYAYRGSNIFVIKDMTLQNSLVEEAYWWSGSHYGNIVGIDAGITLINTTIQDLGRTSTDAGRTDIQNKKGYIYLAGLNRVESYGCIFRYNESIAAGDIFGSYYGSSAEYNWQNIIKFDNCTFININNINNVGFRPNLNRSGNVSLNNCIIDIKGKVLTTNAFGILNITNCYIVNPNAVSWTNLGSPTTGIIDLNNNWWGNNTQPVFTVVDANRTLVNMTPDTWLVLTLDVTNNTGLLQGAVLAFKVFNGTNLTDYNGSLPLRNFNMSMVNGTLSIANGTIANNVVNGFEAKEGNYTISATVDGQSVTYNGVASIGKGIIEVNDVVADYGDVVIANATLMDAKDNPLANVNVTLKVNGKTYTLVTDENGTVSFVIGQLNAGKYTLVYSVSGSKVISDVTNSSTLTVNKAKDSLKVDVNASVAGEDSVINVVGPKDATGNVTVLVNGKSYNVVLVNGSAKLTIKDLVAGNYNVTVTYSGDKNYEKQVIRTNFTVDINKKVNLNISDIVMIYKDGTRMVAVLTDYLGNPIANATVYFTINGQTYAKTTDANGTASMGLNLVSNVYQATVSYNGSDMYNKISKNITVTINPTIISKDLVKMYQNATRFYAKFTDSTGKALANTEVKFNIHGVFYTKKTDKDGVADLGIMLRPGSYILTAYNPLTGEEKGFNITVKSLIMQNDLTKYYLNASRFEATVYNKDGSLAVNKNVTFNINGVFYTKTTDKNGVASLGIALRPGNYIITTMYDGLDIGNKVTVMPTLVTKDLSMKHLDGSNFTALTLDGQGKPLANQNVSFNVNGVFYHKVTNKDGIASLGIRLMSGEYIITSYWNDFQTGNTIKISP; from the coding sequence TCTGATAATGCAGTTATTTATTTAAGTGAAGGAACATTCACTGGGGATAATAATACTGATTTAAGTATTAATTTGGCTCATAAAAATTATAATGGATCTTTGACTTTTATTGGTCGAGGATATGATAAGACATTTATTGATGGGGAACAGATGGCTCCTATTTTTAAGTCAATGAGTGGGGATTCTATAATTGTTTTTAAAAATATTGCATTTATTAATGGTAAATCCAATACTGGTGGTGCTATTACAAGTAATGCTGTTTTAACTATTGATAATTGTTTGTTTGAGGATAATTATGCAACAGGTTATAATGGTGGTGCAATTTATCAACAATCTAATGATTTTAAAGTAACTAATTCTATTTTTAGGAATAATAGTGTTAATAGTTATGGAGGATCAATTTTTGCAAGTAGTATGCAAAATGCACAACTTATGAATTGTGTATTTGAAAATTCTATTGCTAGAAGCACTTATTGTACTGGTGCAGGTGCATATATTAATGTATATAATAGTACTATAATTAAGAATAATAGGTTTGTTAATATATCCACTTCAGGTAATGCATATGATGCTGCATTATATGCTAATTCCGGATATAATGGAAATGGTATTATTGTAAACAATACTTTTATCAACTGTAACAATAAAGGGCAAAGTAGTGCTGTAATTAATATTAATGGTAAGAATTTTGTTAAAGGTAATGCTTTTGTTAATTCTACTTCTGCAAGTAAAGGTCAAATATTTAATGGTGGAAGTATGAATGTAATTATTACTTTTTTAAATAATTCTACAACTTCTCCTACTTTTAAAGTTTCATGTAGAGTAACTGATGTAGATGGAAACAATGTTTCAGGTCAAACTCAGGCATATAATGGTGTTACTTTTTATATTAATGGTGAACAGGTAGGTCAAGCAGCAGTTACTAATGGTTTAGCTGTTTTATCTCTAACTAAGTTAGTTCCTAATGGTGATTTAGTTATTAATGGTACTTGGGGCAGTAATAATGTTTCTATGACTCCGGGTATTTTATCTGTTAATATTGATCAAACTCCTATTGATTTATGGGTTGATGGTGTAAATGGTGATGATTTAACTGGTGACGGTTCTAAACTTAATCCGTTTAAAACCATTGGTTATGCTATAAACTACGGTTTTGGAAAATCTTTATATCCAACTATCCATATAAATAGTGGAACTTATAGTGGAGTTAATAATACTAATTTAACTTTTTCTAACCTTGGTAACTTAACTTTGGTAGGTGAAGGATATAATAAAGTATTAATTGATGGTCAAAATAGAAATTGGTTTTTAAAAACTGGTAGTTACACAAATGTCGTATTAAAAAATTTAACTTATAAAAACGGTTCAATAACAAAATATATTAGTGGATTATATTCATTAATAACTACTAATGCACCTTCTGTTATTGAAGATTGTATAATTTCTGACAATGTTAACACTTATGGTGGTAAGATTATAGATGGAAGTTCTACTATTGATAATTTGACATTTTGCAATAATACAGGTATGATTACTGGTGTTTCATCTATTGATAAATCTTATTTAGCTAATAATAAAATAAATAATGCATATAATCTTTATTTCCTTGAAGGAGGTTATATTAATATAACTAATTCTGTATTTGAAAATAATTTTGGTTTAGTTAGGGCTACTCAGCAAGGTATTTCTATTAATAATAAGTTTATAAATAACACTGGTTCATTACTTTCTTTTATTTTATCTAAAAATGATTATTTCAAGAAAAATAATGGAACTGCATTTATAGGATTTTCAAATACTTATAATAATTATAAAATGCTTTGTGATGTGATTAATTCTACTTTTATTGATTGTTTTGGTGATAAAGGTGGAGCAATTCAAACTGTTATGGGTTCTATTGTTGATTGTACTTTTATAAACAATTCTGCAAATTATGGTGGTGCAATTTACTTAGCTCCTCATCATACTTCTGATTATTATTCTGTAGATTCTAATATTACATTAACTGGCTGTATTTTCAAAGATAACACAGCTGTAATTAATGGTAAGGATATTTACATAGAACATTCTGACAATAAGCAATATGTTGATGCTAAGTTAACTAATCTTACTATAACTTTCAATAATTTAACTACTCAATTTTTAGCAGATACTGTGTCTATGTCTGTATCTCATATTTCTGGTGCTGTAATTGGTGGAGGTTCTGTTAAGTTCTATTTGAATGGTACTTATATGGGAACTTCTGAGGTTGTTAATGGTATTGCATCACTAGATTATCTTGGATTTAAAAATGGAACTTATACTTTGTCTGGTGATTATGTATTTGCAGATGCAAGTGATAAAATCATTAATGGAACTGTTAAAGTAGCTTTAAAACCATTAAAAAATAATGTAACTGTTTATGTTTCTGATAAATTAGGTGATGATGTAAATGGTGATGGCAGCTTAGCTAAACCATTTAAAACAATTAAAAAAGCATTAAACTACGGATATTCTCAAAGTTATGTGTTATTTATTCATGTTTTGGAAGGTATTTATTCAGGTGAAGGTAATACAAATATTGAGCTTTCATCTACTGTAAGCGTAACAATTACTGGTGCTGGAGTTAATAAAACTATTTTATGCGGTAATCAAACTAATGATTTCTTTACAATAGCTAAAGGCAGTAATATAATTACTATTGAAAATATGAGTATGGTTAATGGTTCTAAAGCAGATGCTAGTGCAGTATATCCATATCAAAATGTAAAAAATATTCATTCTCCTATTATTGCTTTGCCAGGTTCAAATGTTCATTTAAATAATATTTACTTTGAAAATAATAAAGGAACTCTTGGGGGAGCAGTATTAAACTCTGGAAATATGATTATTAACAACTGTTCATTTGTAAGAAATGGTTTTTCATCATATGGTGGAGGATTAACTAACAATGGTACTTTAATAGTTAATAATTCTTACTTCTTTGCAAATTATGCATACAGGGGATCAAATATTTTTGTAATTAAAGACATGACTTTACAGAATTCATTAGTTGAAGAAGCTTACTGGTGGAGTGGATCTCACTATGGAAACATTGTAGGAATTGATGCTGGTATAACTTTAATTAATACTACAATTCAAGACCTTGGAAGAACTTCAACTGATGCTGGAAGAACAGATATTCAAAATAAAAAAGGTTACATATATTTAGCTGGTTTAAATAGAGTTGAATCATATGGATGTATTTTCAGATACAATGAATCAATAGCTGCTGGAGATATATTTGGATCATATTATGGTTCTTCTGCAGAGTATAACTGGCAAAATATTATTAAATTTGATAATTGTACTTTTATAAACATCAATAACATTAACAATGTTGGTTTTAGACCTAATTTAAACAGATCTGGTAATGTATCTTTAAATAATTGTATTATTGATATTAAAGGTAAAGTTTTAACAACTAATGCATTTGGCATACTTAACATTACTAATTGTTATATTGTAAATCCAAATGCTGTTTCATGGACTAATTTAGGCAGTCCAACTACTGGAATCATTGATTTAAATAACAATTGGTGGGGTAACAATACTCAACCAGTATTTACTGTTGTTGATGCAAACAGAACCCTTGTTAATATGACTCCTGATACATGGTTGGTTTTAACTTTAGATGTTACTAATAACACCGGTTTGTTGCAGGGTGCTGTTTTAGCATTTAAAGTCTTTAATGGAACTAATTTAACTGATTATAATGGTTCTTTACCATTACGTAATTTCAATATGTCTATGGTTAATGGTACTTTGAGTATTGCTAATGGTACAATAGCTAATAATGTTGTTAATGGTTTTGAAGCTAAAGAAGGTAATTATACTATTTCTGCTACTGTTGACGGTCAGAGTGTAACTTATAATGGTGTTGCAAGTATTGGTAAAGGTATTATTGAAGTTAATGATGTTGTTGCTGATTATGGTGATGTTGTAATTGCTAATGCTACTTTAATGGATGCTAAAGATAATCCATTAGCTAATGTTAATGTGACCTTGAAAGTCAACGGTAAAACTTATACTTTAGTTACTGATGAAAATGGTACTGTCAGTTTTGTAATTGGACAGTTAAATGCCGGAAAATACACTTTAGTTTACTCTGTAAGTGGCAGTAAAGTTATTTCTGATGTAACTAATTCTTCAACTTTAACTGTTAATAAAGCTAAAGATTCCTTGAAAGTAGATGTTAATGCTAGTGTTGCTGGTGAGGATAGTGTAATTAATGTTGTTGGTCCTAAAGATGCAACAGGCAATGTAACTGTATTGGTAAATGGCAAATCTTATAATGTAGTTCTTGTTAATGGATCTGCAAAATTAACCATTAAAGATTTAGTTGCAGGAAACTATAATGTGACTGTTACTTATTCTGGTGATAAAAACTATGAAAAACAAGTAATCAGGACTAATTTCACTGTAGATATTAATAAAAAAGTTAATTTAAACATTTCTGACATTGTGATGATTTACAAAGACGGTACCAGAATGGTTGCTGTTTTAACTGATTATTTAGGTAATCCTATAGCTAATGCAACTGTGTACTTTACTATTAATGGTCAAACTTATGCTAAAACAACTGATGCTAACGGTACTGCTTCAATGGGACTTAACTTAGTATCTAATGTTTATCAGGCTACTGTTTCATATAATGGTTCAGATATGTATAATAAAATAAGTAAGAATATTACTGTAACTATTAATCCGACTATTATAAGTAAAGATTTGGTTAAAATGTATCAGAATGCTACCAGATTCTATGCTAAATTCACTGACAGCACAGGAAAAGCATTAGCTAACACTGAAGTTAAATTTAACATTCATGGTGTTTTCTACACCAAAAAGACTGATAAAGACGGTGTAGCTGATTTGGGTATTATGTTAAGACCGGGATCTTATATTTTAACTGCTTACAACCCGTTAACCGGTGAAGAAAAAGGATTTAACATAACCGTAAAATCATTAATCATGCAAAATGACTTAACCAAATATTACTTAAATGCTTCCAGATTTGAAGCAACTGTCTACAATAAAGACGGATCTTTAGCAGTAAACAAGAATGTAACCTTTAACATCAACGGTGTATTCTACACTAAAACCACTGATAAAAACGGTGTTGCAAGCTTAGGAATAGCTTTAAGACCAGGAAACTATATCATTACAACAATGTATGATGGATTAGACATTGGAAACAAAGTCACTGTCATGCCAACTTTAGTAACAAAAGATCTCTCCATGAAACACTTAGACGGCAGCAATTTTACTGCTTTAACTTTAGATGGTCAAGGTAAGCCATTAGCTAACCAAAATGTATCATTTAACGTAAATGGTGTTTTCTATCACAAAGTTACTAATAAAGACGGTATTGCAAGCTTAGGAATCAGATTAATGAGTGGCGAATACATCATAACTTCCTACTGGAATGACTTCCAAACAGGAAACACAATAAAAATAAGTCCTTAA